From the genome of Candidatus Hydrogenedentota bacterium, one region includes:
- a CDS encoding class I SAM-dependent methyltransferase, producing the protein MNAAMRDLATLYHLMVRPVRGGTHAQRLESFYGPQAEGYDDFRQRLLHGREALFRSLPLEAGQTWIDMGGATGASIGFMGERAAALERIHIVDLSPSLLNIARKRVSTLGLTNVALHEADVTTFVPDGGPVDLVTFSYSLTMIPNWFAALEHALRLLKPGGHIGVVDFYVSRKYVAEGHRRHSAFTRHFWPAWFANDNVFLNADHLPWLAHAFETIHLAECRGGLPFVPLAKVPHYGFVGRKRRMDQVNSVA; encoded by the coding sequence ATGAACGCCGCGATGCGCGACCTCGCGACGCTATACCATTTGATGGTCCGGCCGGTCCGCGGCGGCACCCACGCCCAGCGGCTGGAGTCGTTCTACGGCCCCCAGGCCGAAGGCTACGACGACTTCCGCCAGCGCCTGCTGCACGGGCGCGAAGCCCTTTTCAGATCGCTTCCACTCGAAGCGGGACAGACCTGGATCGACATGGGCGGCGCGACCGGCGCCTCCATCGGCTTCATGGGCGAACGCGCCGCCGCCCTTGAGCGCATCCACATCGTGGACCTGTCCCCCAGCCTGTTGAACATTGCGCGAAAACGCGTCAGCACCCTCGGTCTCACCAACGTCGCCCTGCACGAGGCCGACGTTACCACCTTTGTGCCCGACGGCGGCCCGGTCGACCTGGTAACCTTCAGCTACTCGCTCACCATGATCCCCAATTGGTTCGCCGCACTGGAGCACGCCCTGCGCCTCCTCAAGCCGGGCGGCCACATCGGCGTGGTGGACTTCTACGTATCGCGCAAGTATGTCGCGGAAGGCCATCGCCGCCACAGCGCATTTACGCGCCACTTCTGGCCCGCCTGGTTCGCCAACGACAACGTCTTTCTGAATGCTGATCACCTGCCTTGGCTGGCGCATGCCTTTGAGACCATTCACCTCGCGGAATGTCGGGGCGGATTGCCCTTTGTGCCGCTGGCG
- a CDS encoding BtaA family protein has product MIGNFLSQAGFRLVHSRNLVYNTCWEDPRIDREALELTPRDAVLVITSAGCNALDYALAGAGQVHTVDMNHRQNALLELKLAGLHELDYEDFFALFGRGRLPEFHRIYRSALRPRLGESARAYWDRNADFFDPAQSRRSFYFRGTSGAFAWLINAYLGCRPALREGVDALLSAPDLESQRALYYAEIREAFWTRYVRWLMDRDMTLSMLGVPLRQRETVERFHPGGVVGFVEDCVDAVFGHLPLHDNYFWRVYLTGAYTPDCCPEYLKPEGFQRLKAGAAEAVSVNTGTVRQFLEGYEGTISRFVLLDHMDWLCQDPNRELTKEWQAIVNRASEDARIIWRSGGLNTTFVDDVEVVRGGRAIRLAEALQYDRNKAAALHERDRVHTYGSFYIADLLPA; this is encoded by the coding sequence ATGATAGGCAATTTCCTCAGTCAGGCTGGATTCCGCCTTGTTCACTCCCGCAACCTGGTCTACAACACCTGCTGGGAGGACCCCCGAATCGACCGGGAGGCGCTGGAGCTTACGCCGCGCGACGCGGTTCTCGTCATCACGTCGGCCGGGTGCAACGCGTTGGACTACGCGCTGGCGGGCGCGGGCCAGGTCCACACGGTGGATATGAATCACCGGCAGAATGCCCTTTTAGAGCTCAAGTTGGCCGGCCTCCACGAACTGGACTACGAGGACTTCTTCGCACTTTTCGGCAGAGGCCGCCTGCCGGAGTTTCATCGCATCTATCGCAGCGCCCTGCGGCCTCGGCTGGGCGAAAGCGCCCGGGCCTACTGGGACCGCAACGCCGACTTCTTTGACCCGGCGCAATCCCGGCGAAGCTTCTATTTTCGGGGCACCTCCGGCGCTTTCGCGTGGCTTATCAATGCCTACCTCGGCTGCCGACCGGCCCTGCGTGAGGGCGTGGACGCACTGCTTTCCGCGCCCGACCTTGAATCGCAGCGCGCCCTGTACTATGCCGAAATTCGGGAAGCCTTCTGGACGCGATACGTCCGCTGGCTCATGGATCGCGACATGACCCTCAGCATGCTCGGCGTCCCGCTGCGACAGCGCGAGACCGTGGAGCGCTTCCATCCCGGTGGGGTTGTGGGTTTCGTGGAAGACTGCGTCGACGCCGTCTTCGGCCACCTGCCCCTGCACGACAACTACTTCTGGCGCGTTTATCTAACCGGAGCCTACACCCCCGATTGTTGTCCCGAGTATCTCAAGCCCGAAGGTTTCCAGCGCCTGAAAGCGGGCGCGGCGGAGGCCGTCTCCGTGAACACGGGCACGGTAAGGCAATTCCTGGAAGGCTACGAGGGAACCATCTCCCGCTTCGTGCTCCTCGACCACATGGACTGGCTCTGCCAGGACCCCAACCGCGAGCTTACGAAAGAATGGCAGGCCATCGTCAATCGCGCCTCCGAGGATGCCCGTATCATCTGGCGGAGCGGCGGTCTGAACACCACCTTTGTTGACGACGTTGAAGTCGTCCGCGGAGGACGCGCGATCCGGCTGGCGGAAGCACTCCAATACGACCGGAACAAGGCGGCCGCACTGCACGAGCGCGACCGGGTGCACACCTACGGCAGCTTTTATATCGCCGATCTACTGCCCGCATGA
- a CDS encoding sigma-70 family RNA polymerase sigma factor, which yields MFNLLKRSDTRQVRQVLSGQSEAFGPLVDRYLPAVYAVSYAYLGNHADAEDVTQEAFVSAYTSLHTLKEPKKFEGWVVSIARQTASKLRRKQRREETVSAALPTDAIHQPDPAREELRRLLRAEIERMDDEPREVLLLHYHAGMNAREIAAALDINREAVKKRLQRARQTLSENLLAVIGEESRPKTDYVRQRSAIMGLVAAAGIGWTASAVAGAGDLGRASSMALPMKLGGAALAIVVILGATYVATRNMPPRVPTEGVLANALNTVDVRPVHAEIVAVPSEVSVEEDAVEPGESLEEGTAAGSLTGYWRACNLVTNTGFFSSWNGKSDIVFLEQVNDDVTLYAMSSGETKFVAGHGAIEGNQLRIALPMSDGPMIGKQASIKSDSSTPTADESVPAKPDITFAQVPGSQIIEVYDTTVREEARDDDAPRSTQELVCTGTLSDGNSMMLSCIVEGGSKQTPFTQDAEFTRLAERDVAELKIMGQRIHEMEILATALKAFHTAYPSTFPEELSGLSDGFLDSPQLVVSSGSRILEYSPNAPWNQGYSERPEEMTSQNYLLQREKDALAPWPDFPNAPPLLRARYSTPPMILEIREANPSSVERVDPGNRLRCFSFGTSPWTPEIQERCIESCQKNMKQLGLVLKMFANEAEEGRFPAGWATTVPEYLANTNVLTCPSVSGEEGSTRSVSYELLFPAINEEELVILAEEMGLDTGDIKALKHKVPVIIENHPCADGKSRNVVFLDGDAERIEDSDWARVVAPFIAASEAYRTDVFSNGEAVMGG from the coding sequence ATGTTTAATCTATTGAAGCGGTCCGACACGCGGCAAGTGCGTCAGGTTTTGTCGGGGCAATCGGAGGCCTTCGGGCCGCTGGTGGATCGCTATTTGCCCGCGGTGTATGCCGTGTCCTACGCGTATCTCGGCAATCATGCCGACGCGGAGGACGTCACGCAGGAGGCTTTTGTCTCCGCCTATACGAGTCTGCACACGCTGAAAGAACCGAAGAAGTTTGAGGGATGGGTAGTCAGCATCGCACGGCAGACGGCCTCCAAGCTGCGACGCAAGCAGCGACGGGAGGAGACTGTCTCCGCCGCGCTCCCAACCGATGCAATCCATCAGCCCGATCCGGCGCGCGAGGAATTGCGCCGCCTCTTGCGCGCCGAGATCGAGCGCATGGACGACGAGCCGCGTGAGGTGTTGCTGTTGCATTACCACGCGGGAATGAACGCCCGGGAGATCGCGGCGGCACTCGACATCAACCGGGAGGCGGTGAAGAAGCGCCTGCAGCGGGCGCGGCAGACGTTGAGCGAGAACCTGCTCGCGGTGATCGGCGAGGAGTCGAGGCCGAAGACCGACTACGTGCGGCAACGAAGTGCGATCATGGGGCTTGTGGCTGCGGCGGGCATTGGGTGGACGGCAAGTGCGGTGGCCGGTGCAGGGGACTTAGGCCGAGCGTCATCCATGGCGCTGCCAATGAAACTTGGCGGAGCTGCGCTTGCTATCGTGGTGATACTCGGAGCGACCTATGTGGCGACGAGGAACATGCCGCCTCGCGTGCCTACGGAAGGGGTGTTGGCTAATGCTCTGAATACCGTCGATGTGCGACCAGTTCATGCGGAAATCGTTGCTGTCCCCAGTGAGGTGAGCGTAGAGGAAGACGCAGTAGAGCCTGGGGAGTCCCTGGAAGAAGGCACCGCGGCGGGCTCCCTGACCGGCTATTGGAGGGCCTGCAATCTGGTCACAAATACGGGATTCTTTTCGAGTTGGAATGGGAAAAGCGACATTGTCTTCCTGGAGCAAGTCAACGACGATGTAACCCTCTATGCGATGTCGAGTGGCGAAACGAAGTTTGTAGCCGGGCATGGCGCTATAGAAGGCAATCAACTTCGCATCGCGCTTCCCATGTCCGATGGTCCGATGATTGGCAAACAGGCGAGCATAAAATCGGACTCATCGACTCCAACGGCGGATGAATCAGTACCTGCCAAGCCCGATATCACGTTTGCCCAAGTGCCCGGCTCGCAGATCATAGAGGTTTATGATACGACAGTCAGGGAGGAGGCGAGAGATGATGATGCTCCCCGTTCGACGCAGGAATTGGTGTGTACGGGGACTCTCTCGGATGGCAACTCCATGATGCTGAGCTGTATAGTAGAGGGAGGTAGCAAGCAGACTCCATTCACTCAGGACGCCGAATTTACCCGTCTTGCAGAGCGGGATGTGGCGGAACTGAAAATAATGGGTCAGCGAATTCACGAGATGGAAATCTTGGCGACTGCGTTGAAGGCGTTCCACACGGCTTACCCATCAACTTTTCCCGAGGAACTAAGTGGGTTGAGCGATGGCTTTCTTGATTCGCCTCAACTTGTCGTATCTAGCGGAAGTCGAATATTGGAATACTCGCCCAATGCACCTTGGAATCAGGGCTATTCCGAGAGACCCGAGGAAATGACAAGCCAAAACTATCTGCTGCAACGTGAAAAAGATGCCTTGGCTCCCTGGCCGGACTTTCCCAACGCGCCTCCACTGTTACGCGCCCGGTATTCTACGCCACCCATGATTCTAGAAATTCGAGAGGCAAATCCGTCCAGCGTAGAGCGAGTAGATCCGGGGAACCGGTTGCGCTGTTTCAGTTTCGGCACGTCCCCCTGGACGCCTGAAATCCAGGAAAGATGCATAGAATCGTGCCAGAAAAATATGAAGCAACTTGGCCTGGTGCTCAAAATGTTCGCCAATGAGGCTGAAGAGGGTCGATTTCCCGCAGGCTGGGCGACGACCGTTCCCGAATACTTGGCCAATACGAATGTGCTCACCTGTCCCAGCGTCAGCGGGGAGGAGGGCTCCACCCGCTCGGTAAGCTACGAATTGCTATTTCCCGCCATCAATGAGGAAGAACTCGTTATCCTTGCGGAAGAAATGGGATTGGATACTGGCGATATAAAAGCGCTGAAACACAAGGTTCCTGTGATCATCGAAAACCACCCCTGCGCCGATGGGAAGTCTCGGAATGTTGTCTTTTTGGACGGTGATGCCGAGCGAATCGAGGACAGTGATTGGGCAAGGGTTGTGGCTCCGTTCATCGCGGCTTCGGAAGCGTATCGGACGGATGTCTTTTCAAACGGGGAGGCTGTAATGGGTGGGTAG
- a CDS encoding nuclear transport factor 2 family protein: MTTIALTLGLLMAAENSMPLTLSEERSARIRSAYDDVRVHNLYLLDELYDENMVFQDPLDRTEGLGEFKIYMEAMYQYVTDIKWTYHDEVIDGDTHVLVWTMTLTTKGLNKGQPFSIDGVSHLKFGESNKIIYHRDYFDMGEYIYERVPVVKWFVNKVKKRLHEAVEEAREKIEKERKNKP; this comes from the coding sequence ATGACCACCATCGCACTCACCCTGGGCCTCCTGATGGCCGCGGAGAACAGCATGCCCCTTACCCTGTCCGAAGAACGTTCCGCCCGCATCCGCAGCGCCTACGACGACGTCCGCGTGCACAACCTCTACCTTCTCGACGAACTCTACGACGAGAACATGGTCTTTCAGGATCCCCTCGACCGCACCGAGGGCCTCGGCGAGTTCAAGATCTACATGGAGGCCATGTATCAATACGTTACCGACATAAAGTGGACCTACCACGACGAAGTCATCGACGGCGACACCCACGTGCTGGTCTGGACCATGACGCTAACCACCAAGGGCCTGAACAAGGGCCAACCCTTCAGCATCGACGGCGTCTCTCACCTCAAATTCGGCGAGAGCAACAAGATCATCTACCACCGCGACTACTTCGACATGGGCGAGTACATCTACGAGCGCGTGCCCGTGGTGAAATGGTTCGTGAACAAGGTCAAGAAGCGGCTCCACGAGGCCGTGGAAGAAGCGCGTGAGAAGATCGAGAAGGAACGGAAGAATAAACCCTGA
- a CDS encoding chalcone isomerase family protein, whose amino-acid sequence MLHALLSIVLASAATVIEPNTQVTFDATMMIGDQTLQLTGVDRRRALGRDAYAVAHYIAGMPEEAQHPDARLSQYIDTPAHKVLIFHGVYKSVPAHGIRHSWKKHFKDLDMKPREDFVDAFQAPFARGERLFFIASPDGRLQVRHDDTIIGQWEDPALVRALWAMCLGPTTEIVDRTKLASLNPATEEIAARETEKETQRP is encoded by the coding sequence ATGCTCCACGCGCTGCTCTCGATAGTCCTCGCCTCGGCGGCCACCGTGATCGAGCCGAATACGCAAGTAACCTTCGACGCCACGATGATGATAGGGGATCAGACCCTGCAACTCACCGGCGTGGATCGGCGCAGAGCCCTCGGTCGCGATGCCTATGCCGTGGCCCATTACATTGCCGGCATGCCCGAGGAGGCTCAGCACCCCGACGCGCGACTTAGCCAGTACATCGACACCCCCGCGCACAAGGTGCTCATCTTCCATGGGGTCTACAAGAGCGTGCCGGCCCATGGCATCCGCCATTCCTGGAAGAAGCACTTCAAGGATCTCGATATGAAACCGCGCGAGGATTTCGTTGACGCCTTTCAGGCGCCGTTCGCCCGCGGAGAGCGCCTGTTCTTCATCGCAAGCCCGGATGGACGCCTGCAAGTGCGCCACGACGACACCATAATCGGTCAGTGGGAAGACCCCGCCCTCGTGCGCGCCCTCTGGGCCATGTGCCTCGGCCCCACCACCGAAATCGTGGACCGTACTAAGCTCGCCTCGCTGAACCCGGCAACCGAAGAAATCGCGGCGCGCGAAACCGAGAAGGAAACCCAACGCCCATGA
- a CDS encoding class I SAM-dependent methyltransferase, producing the protein MSLPIRLAERGCLPDSVIRFGIRRLLAQRLKQCRRAPQPLLTDHQRPIAVATDQANEQHYEVDPAFFELVLGPRRKYSCCWYTTPETPLGVAEEAMLRQTCEHAGLEDGMDILELGCGWGSLTLWMAERYPGSHITAISNSKPQRETIEALARERGLTNVTVKTADINRFRPDNRFDRVVSVEMFEHVRNHVVLLERIAQWLKPEGKLFVHIFCHNQYTYTYEDQGESDWMTRHFFSGGMMPSFNYFKSLPVPFTVEQAWPVNGTHYARTCRDWLRRLDERRGSVEAVLRKDLSPVEAALQAQRWRIFFMACEELFAWNGGKEWYVGHYLMAPTTSAIEEPLPAMAVAT; encoded by the coding sequence ATGTCACTCCCCATCCGACTTGCCGAGCGGGGCTGCCTCCCCGACAGCGTAATCCGCTTCGGCATTCGCCGCCTTCTCGCCCAGCGGCTCAAACAGTGCCGCCGCGCGCCCCAGCCCCTGTTGACGGACCACCAGAGGCCCATTGCCGTGGCCACGGACCAGGCCAACGAGCAGCATTACGAAGTCGATCCCGCTTTTTTTGAGCTCGTGCTGGGACCGCGACGCAAATACAGTTGTTGCTGGTACACCACGCCCGAGACGCCCCTTGGGGTCGCCGAAGAAGCCATGCTGCGCCAGACCTGTGAGCATGCGGGCCTGGAAGACGGGATGGACATTCTGGAACTCGGCTGCGGTTGGGGTTCCCTCACCCTGTGGATGGCGGAGCGCTACCCCGGCAGCCACATCACCGCCATTTCGAACTCCAAACCTCAGCGCGAAACGATCGAGGCCCTCGCGCGCGAACGGGGACTGACCAACGTCACCGTGAAAACCGCCGACATCAACCGATTCCGTCCTGACAACCGTTTCGACCGCGTCGTGTCTGTGGAGATGTTCGAGCACGTCCGCAATCATGTGGTCCTCCTGGAGCGCATCGCCCAGTGGCTCAAGCCCGAGGGAAAGCTCTTCGTGCACATCTTCTGTCACAATCAATATACCTACACCTATGAAGATCAGGGCGAAAGCGACTGGATGACCCGCCACTTCTTCAGCGGCGGCATGATGCCCTCCTTCAACTACTTCAAATCACTGCCCGTTCCCTTCACCGTGGAGCAGGCCTGGCCCGTGAACGGCACACACTACGCCCGCACCTGCCGGGACTGGCTCCGCCGCCTCGACGAGCGGCGCGGTTCGGTCGAGGCCGTGCTGCGCAAGGATCTCTCCCCTGTGGAGGCCGCCCTCCAGGCCCAGCGCTGGCGCATTTTCTTCATGGCCTGTGAAGAGCTTTTCGCCTGGAACGGTGGCAAGGAATGGTACGTGGGGCATTACCTGATGGCGCCCACGACGTCTGCCATAGAAGAACCCCTTCCCGCAATGGCGGTAGCCACCTGA